One uncultured Flavobacterium sp. genomic window carries:
- a CDS encoding DUF5686 family protein, which yields MKRIILLSLFFVFALANIATAQTKVSGIVLDKSNQPVPFANVVFKGSNTGIVSNEDGRFYLESPNTYTTLLVTSAGFSDQEVPLEKAVNYDFKIVLREAEVLNEVVIYTGKTSKKNNPALDILRKIWERKRKNGLYQFNQYQMQKYEKVEFDMNTIDSAFMKNKIFKGMEFVFKHVDTSEVTGKTYLPIFINESVYDVYGDNKLKKVKENITGNKMSGFNGNQQILSFVKDLYTEYNIYDNHLKFFDKSFTSPLSRTGIDVYNYVLKDSAFIDKKWCYNIVFYPRRKNELTFKGDFWVNDSTFAIKKINMGVTKSANINWVKDIYIEQEFEVENDSVFLLTRDYMMSDFALNKKENSKGVYGKRTTLYRNHTFNVQKPEKFYKEEVNFIDNAVYDRPPEFWEENRFEKLNKDEAGIYKMLDTLQTVRRFKQLYNLVSILGSGYVGFKNFDYGPIFSTFGYNQVEGVRIRVGGRTYFGPNDPWRIQAYTAYGFNDNKFKYGVSGKWMLDKKKRFIISGGNRRDVEQIGASLTTTNDILGRSFASSALFTTGSNGKLTNINLSNISVEMEPMKNFVVQAGLSYRTLESASPTFSLDYYTTLPSPSNPAGVVASKVTQSEANIQFEFMPNRKTIGFGVERNTVDSPFSHFFVNFSYGLKGVLNSDFAYEKIQVFYKQPIIIGALGRSNIILETGKTFGTIPLGLMSVIPGNQTYFTIENTFSNLNFYEFITDQYTTLQWNHDFGGRLFARIPFMRKLNWREFVGVKAVHGTISDANRAINASAQPYNAPENVYWEYNAGIGNIFKVFRIDFSWRGSYLNDPGANKFAVKGSFGFYF from the coding sequence ATGAAAAGAATAATTTTACTCAGCCTGTTTTTTGTATTTGCACTTGCGAATATTGCTACTGCACAAACTAAAGTGAGCGGAATTGTTTTGGATAAATCCAATCAGCCCGTTCCGTTTGCCAATGTTGTTTTTAAAGGATCAAATACAGGAATAGTTTCTAATGAAGATGGACGTTTTTATCTGGAATCGCCAAATACTTATACCACTTTATTAGTTACTTCTGCCGGATTTTCTGATCAGGAAGTTCCTTTAGAAAAAGCAGTAAATTATGATTTTAAAATTGTTCTGAGAGAAGCCGAAGTGCTGAATGAAGTTGTAATTTACACCGGAAAAACATCAAAAAAGAACAATCCTGCACTGGATATTTTGAGAAAAATATGGGAAAGAAAACGTAAAAACGGTCTTTATCAATTCAATCAATATCAAATGCAAAAGTACGAGAAAGTTGAATTTGATATGAATACAATCGACAGTGCTTTTATGAAGAACAAAATCTTCAAAGGAATGGAGTTTGTATTTAAGCATGTGGATACATCAGAGGTTACCGGAAAAACGTATTTGCCAATTTTTATTAATGAATCGGTTTACGATGTTTACGGCGATAACAAATTAAAGAAAGTAAAAGAGAACATAACCGGGAATAAAATGTCTGGTTTTAATGGAAATCAGCAAATTCTTTCATTTGTAAAAGATCTTTATACAGAGTATAATATTTATGATAATCACCTTAAGTTTTTTGATAAGAGTTTTACAAGCCCGCTTTCAAGAACCGGAATTGACGTCTATAATTATGTTTTAAAAGACAGCGCATTTATAGACAAAAAATGGTGTTATAATATTGTTTTTTATCCAAGACGTAAAAACGAATTAACCTTTAAGGGAGATTTTTGGGTAAACGATTCTACTTTTGCCATCAAGAAAATTAATATGGGCGTGACTAAAAGTGCCAATATTAACTGGGTAAAAGATATTTATATCGAACAGGAATTTGAGGTAGAAAATGATTCTGTTTTTCTGTTAACCCGTGATTATATGATGTCTGATTTTGCTTTAAATAAAAAAGAAAATTCAAAAGGTGTTTACGGAAAACGAACAACTTTATACCGAAATCATACATTCAATGTTCAAAAACCGGAAAAGTTTTATAAAGAAGAAGTCAATTTTATTGATAACGCTGTTTATGATCGGCCACCTGAATTTTGGGAAGAAAATCGTTTTGAGAAATTAAATAAAGACGAAGCCGGCATTTATAAAATGCTTGATACACTGCAGACGGTAAGGCGATTTAAGCAGTTGTATAATCTTGTCTCCATTCTGGGAAGTGGTTATGTCGGGTTTAAAAACTTTGATTATGGACCAATTTTCTCCACATTTGGCTATAATCAAGTCGAAGGTGTAAGAATTAGGGTAGGAGGACGAACTTATTTCGGGCCAAACGACCCATGGCGTATACAAGCTTATACTGCTTATGGATTTAATGATAATAAATTTAAATATGGAGTTTCAGGAAAATGGATGCTCGATAAGAAAAAGCGATTCATTATTTCTGGAGGAAACAGGCGGGACGTCGAACAGATTGGTGCCAGCTTAACCACAACAAATGATATTTTAGGCCGAAGTTTTGCTTCTTCAGCCTTGTTTACAACTGGAAGTAACGGAAAATTAACAAACATTAATTTGAGTAACATTTCAGTTGAAATGGAACCGATGAAAAATTTTGTTGTTCAGGCAGGTCTGTCATATAGAACTTTAGAGTCTGCTTCTCCTACTTTTAGTTTAGATTATTATACCACTTTGCCAAGTCCTTCAAATCCTGCGGGTGTTGTTGCAAGTAAAGTGACACAATCTGAAGCTAATATTCAGTTTGAGTTTATGCCAAATCGCAAAACTATTGGTTTTGGAGTAGAGCGTAATACTGTAGATAGTCCTTTTAGTCATTTCTTTGTAAACTTTAGTTATGGACTTAAAGGAGTTCTTAACAGTGATTTTGCTTACGAAAAAATTCAAGTTTTTTATAAACAACCAATTATTATAGGAGCTTTAGGAAGATCAAATATTATTCTTGAAACCGGAAAAACCTTTGGTACAATTCCGTTAGGATTAATGAGCGTAATTCCCGGAAACCAGACTTATTTTACAATTGAAAATACGTTTAGTAACTTAAATTTTTACGAGTTCATAACAGATCAGTATACAACTTTGCAATGGAATCATGATTTTGGAGGAAGGTTATTTGCCAGAATTCCATTTATGAGAAAACTAAACTGGAGAGAATTTGTAGGTGTAAAAGCAGTTCACGGAACCATTTCAGACGCTAATAGAGCAATAAATGCTTCGGCTCAACCTTACAATGCACCAGAGAATGTATATTGGGAATATAATGCCGGAATTGGAAATATCTTTAAAGTATTTCGAATTGATTTCTCCTGGAGAGGAAGTTATTTAAATGATCCAGGTGCCAATAAATTTGCAGTAAAAGGATCTTTTGGATTTTATTTCTAA
- a CDS encoding acyltransferase family protein: MSENQVGNKMSWATNLRVVATISVILVHVTAEILYQYGYVSNFVWWTGNVYDSFVRFCVPVFVMLTGVLMLSRTYELSEFLKKRFSRIVLPFLFWSFVYAMFALNDNISAGHEMSFGEIIEWVVHLLLNGSSYHLWYVYMIIGIYLFVPIISKWIQNATEKEILYFIFIWIFTLFINQPVLCRFRINIDLTYFSGFIGYLVLGYYLSIKSFSFPKRIINVAAVFLVLIGVSITIFGTYFLSHDNNSFEEYFYNYNTLNILMVSVGLFLFFKNLEITNSVVVQISNFISKYSYGIYLVHVLILRFMWAIKIDYDFINPVFAIPLVTLICLLISTVIIYVINKLPYGKYISG; the protein is encoded by the coding sequence ATGAGTGAAAACCAAGTGGGTAATAAAATGAGCTGGGCAACTAATCTAAGAGTTGTAGCAACGATTAGTGTAATTCTTGTACATGTAACAGCAGAGATTTTATATCAATATGGTTATGTCTCAAATTTTGTTTGGTGGACAGGGAATGTTTATGATAGTTTTGTGCGTTTTTGTGTGCCTGTATTTGTGATGTTAACAGGAGTATTGATGTTAAGCAGAACATACGAATTAAGCGAATTCCTTAAAAAAAGATTTTCACGAATAGTTTTACCTTTCTTATTTTGGAGTTTTGTTTATGCAATGTTTGCACTAAACGATAATATTTCTGCAGGTCATGAAATGTCTTTTGGGGAAATTATTGAATGGGTAGTCCATCTATTACTAAATGGCAGTTCATATCATCTCTGGTATGTTTATATGATTATTGGAATATATCTATTTGTGCCAATCATAAGTAAATGGATTCAAAATGCTACGGAAAAAGAGATTTTATATTTTATATTTATATGGATATTCACGCTATTTATTAATCAGCCAGTTTTATGTAGATTCAGAATTAATATTGATTTAACATATTTTTCGGGGTTTATAGGATATTTGGTTTTAGGATATTATTTGTCAATTAAATCTTTTTCGTTTCCTAAAAGAATAATTAATGTGGCCGCAGTATTTTTGGTGCTTATTGGAGTAAGTATTACAATATTTGGGACTTATTTTTTATCCCACGATAACAATAGTTTTGAAGAGTATTTTTATAATTATAATACTCTAAATATTTTGATGGTTTCAGTTGGTCTTTTTCTTTTTTTTAAGAATCTTGAGATCACTAATTCTGTAGTAGTACAAATCAGTAATTTTATCAGTAAATATAGTTATGGAATTTATTTGGTCCACGTTTTGATTTTACGATTCATGTGGGCAATTAAAATAGATTATGATTTTATAAATCCTGTATTTGCAATTCCCTTAGTAACTTTAATTTGTCTATTGATTTCTACTGTGATTATATATGTTATTAATAAATTACCTTATGGTAAATATATATCAGGGTAA
- a CDS encoding DNA-3-methyladenine glycosylase 2 family protein codes for MQEAIDFLSTKNPIFQEIIEKYGLPPIPKRPQGFETLVLLILEQQVSIDSAKATFLKIKAYTTCNPENMSILSDEEFRNLGVSRQKTKYIKILAEAVLNKELDIESLAAKSAEQVREELIKLKGIGNWTIDIYLMFCLQEPDLIPLGDIAVVNTIKELLDIHDKQEMENHAKQWSPYRSYATYLLWHYYLNKRNRKITY; via the coding sequence ATGCAAGAAGCTATAGATTTTCTGTCAACCAAAAATCCAATATTTCAGGAAATCATCGAGAAATACGGATTACCGCCAATCCCGAAACGTCCACAAGGTTTCGAAACTTTAGTATTACTAATTCTTGAACAGCAGGTTTCTATAGATTCAGCGAAAGCCACATTCTTAAAAATCAAAGCCTATACAACTTGTAATCCTGAGAATATGTCGATTTTATCGGATGAAGAATTTAGAAATCTTGGAGTAAGTCGTCAAAAAACAAAATACATCAAAATTCTTGCTGAAGCAGTTTTAAACAAAGAATTAGATATTGAAAGTCTGGCTGCAAAATCGGCAGAACAAGTTCGGGAGGAACTCATTAAATTAAAAGGAATCGGAAATTGGACGATTGATATTTATTTGATGTTCTGCCTTCAAGAACCGGATTTGATTCCGTTAGGAGATATTGCAGTGGTAAATACAATCAAAGAATTACTGGATATTCACGACAAACAAGAAATGGAAAATCATGCTAAACAATGGAGTCCATATCGATCTTATGCAACATATTTACTTTGGCATTATTACTTAAATAAGCGAAACAGGAAAATTACATATTAA
- a CDS encoding inorganic diphosphatase, whose amino-acid sequence MTADKLTTFDVLIEIPRGSRNKYEYDFEIKRMRFDRMLFSSMMYPADYGFIPETLALDGDPLDVLVLVNEPTFPGCVMEVKPIGVFHMADDKGPDEKIICVPVSDPIWNSLTDLSDMNPHLVKEIEHFFQVYKDLENKKVDVEGWGDVNEAFEIIAECTKRFNDIENKPEGLFSIK is encoded by the coding sequence ATGACCGCAGACAAACTAACAACTTTCGATGTATTAATCGAAATACCAAGAGGAAGCAGAAATAAATATGAGTACGATTTTGAAATCAAAAGAATGCGTTTCGACAGAATGTTATTCTCTTCAATGATGTACCCTGCAGATTATGGATTTATTCCTGAAACTTTAGCTCTTGATGGTGATCCTCTTGATGTATTGGTTTTGGTAAACGAACCAACTTTTCCCGGATGTGTTATGGAAGTAAAACCAATTGGTGTTTTCCATATGGCAGATGATAAAGGACCAGACGAAAAAATTATTTGTGTACCGGTTTCTGATCCAATCTGGAATTCATTAACTGACCTTTCAGATATGAACCCACACTTAGTAAAAGAAATCGAGCACTTCTTCCAGGTTTATAAAGATCTTGAAAATAAAAAAGTAGATGTAGAAGGATGGGGAGACGTAAACGAAGCATTTGAGATTATTGCTGAGTGTACTAAGCGTTTTAACGATATTGAAAACAAACCAGAAGGATTATTTAGTATTAAGTAA